A single region of the Bacillus cereus genome encodes:
- a CDS encoding M36 family metallopeptidase → MFNKKMVAMAMTVPLVMGTISTVSALEKQQEVKLEGYSPQKKAIEYLKGHATEYGLKADLSDLQYISTTETPVASYVRFQQVVNGAPVFSKQITVTINGQGQGLLAVSDYQAVQSVKEIAKKISEKDAEQKSMAYVGGESEQNLWAPTEKEFGYIIEDGVAIPVYKVLVHSNKPFGAWETFIDAENGKLIKKVDINRKAEGTGKVFLPNPVVSSGSKVGLKDNNDADSTALTNQLKTVTLKGLDGTGFLIGEYVTISSKAKTKSTNLQFNYTRANDSFEDVMSYYHIDTLQRYIQGLGFKNINNRSIKVNVNGTTDDNSFYSPSTKALTFGTGGVDDAEDAGIIAHEYGHSIQDNQVPGFGSSPEGGAMGEGFGDFLGATYEDAVSTTGYGKACIGEWDATAYSSSDPTCLRRLDTNKVYPKDITNEVHNDGEIWAQGQYEMAQSFGRDVATKIILQSHWSLTPNAKFRDGAKAIKQADALLYGGQHAAEIDRIWAARGISTN, encoded by the coding sequence ATGTTTAATAAAAAAATGGTGGCAATGGCAATGACTGTACCATTAGTAATGGGGACAATTTCTACTGTTTCAGCACTGGAAAAACAACAGGAAGTAAAGCTTGAAGGTTATTCACCGCAGAAAAAAGCAATTGAATATTTAAAAGGACATGCTACGGAATATGGATTGAAGGCAGACCTTTCAGACTTACAATATATTTCTACAACAGAAACACCAGTAGCTTCATATGTTAGATTCCAACAAGTGGTCAATGGTGCTCCTGTATTTTCAAAACAAATAACAGTTACTATTAATGGACAGGGACAGGGATTACTTGCTGTTTCTGATTACCAGGCAGTTCAAAGTGTGAAAGAAATAGCGAAAAAGATTAGTGAAAAAGACGCAGAACAAAAATCAATGGCGTATGTTGGAGGAGAAAGCGAGCAAAACTTATGGGCTCCTACAGAGAAAGAATTCGGATATATTATTGAGGATGGAGTAGCTATCCCAGTATACAAAGTTTTAGTCCATTCTAATAAACCTTTCGGTGCATGGGAAACATTTATTGATGCAGAAAATGGAAAGCTAATTAAAAAGGTTGATATAAACCGAAAAGCAGAAGGGACTGGGAAAGTGTTTTTACCTAACCCCGTCGTATCTAGCGGTAGTAAAGTAGGGTTAAAAGATAATAATGATGCAGATTCGACAGCACTAACGAATCAATTAAAAACTGTTACGTTAAAAGGTTTAGATGGTACAGGATTTTTAATTGGAGAGTATGTTACGATTTCTTCAAAAGCGAAGACGAAATCTACAAATTTACAATTTAATTACACACGTGCAAATGATAGTTTTGAAGATGTTATGTCATATTATCATATTGATACATTACAGCGTTACATTCAAGGATTGGGCTTTAAAAATATTAATAATCGTTCGATTAAAGTAAATGTAAATGGTACAACTGACGATAATTCATTCTATTCCCCATCAACGAAAGCTTTAACTTTCGGTACTGGCGGTGTAGATGACGCAGAAGATGCGGGCATTATCGCGCATGAATATGGACATTCTATTCAAGATAATCAAGTACCAGGATTCGGAAGTTCACCAGAAGGTGGAGCGATGGGAGAAGGGTTTGGAGACTTCTTAGGTGCTACGTATGAAGATGCAGTATCGACAACTGGTTACGGAAAAGCATGTATTGGAGAATGGGATGCGACTGCTTATTCTAGTTCAGATCCGACGTGCTTACGCCGATTAGATACGAATAAAGTATACCCGAAAGATATAACGAATGAAGTGCATAATGATGGGGAAATTTGGGCCCAAGGTCAATACGAAATGGCGCAATCTTTTGGACGTGATGTGGCAACAAAAATTATTTTACAATCACATTGGTCATTAACGCCAAATGCTAAATTCCGTGATGGGGCAAAAGCAATTAAGCAAGCGGATGCTCTTTTATATGGCGGACAACATGCGGCTGAAATTGATCGCATTTGGGCAGCGAGAGGAATTAGCACAAATTAA
- the ileS gene encoding isoleucine--tRNA ligase, giving the protein MKKVDVKESAVGRETRIRKQWNEQGIFEQSIQNREGAQSFVFYEGPPTANGLPHVGHALGRAIKDLVARYKTMAGYKVLRKAGWDTHGLPVELGVEKQLGISGKHEIEEYGIEPFIQKCKESVFTYEKQWREFTESIGYWVDMDDPYVTLENPYIESVWNILGTIHEKGLLYKGHRVSPYCPSCQTSLSSHEVAQGYKTVKDLSATVKFKVKDSENEYFLGWTTTPWTLPANVALAVHPNMEYVKAKQEGYVYIVAKERVQEVLKENYEVVSVHKGEELVNTSYTAPFPMKEVTNGYHVIAADFVTADSGTGLVHIAPAYGEDDYRVVQSEGLSFLHVVDEKGEYTDAVPFLKGKFVKDCDVDIVRYLAKEGLLYHKEKYEHSYPHCWRCDSPLLYYAGESWLIRTTEIKETFLRNNDSVTWYPDHMKHGRFGKFLENMVDWNISRNRYWGTPLNVWECESCDHQFAPKSIAELRKHSAKETPEDLELHKPYVDEVQVYCEKCGSTMNRTPEVIDVWFDSGSMPFAQYHYPFENKELFEEQFPADVIAEGIDQTRGWFYSLLAVSALYTGKVPYKRVLSLGHVLDEEGQKMSKSKGNALDPVDLVNQFGADALRWALLVDSAPWNAKRFSERTVLEAKSKFVDTLVNVYSFYVLYANLDEYNPNETYDVKRTKLDEWVLSRLHSATKKVRTALDDYQFTNAAREIAALVDEVSNWYVRRSRNRFWESGMNTEKAAAYETLHEVLVTISKLIAPFTPFVAEDIHLNLEGRSVHLEDYPVVNESLIQPKLEVEMDAVLQVVELGRSNRNQHSLKVKQPLAELVLLENKENNIDWESYRDIVMDELNVKAFHVELDETKYTSYQLKLNFKTAGPKFGKNVNAVNGWLKQLSQEEVQSFVSTERAVYEAASGEEVVVTSEDVLVEKVAKTGFSNTTNGQYTVMLDTNVTEELLQEGVAREFIRAVQEYRKQLNLPVNLRVDVILDTEEELQKTLTNHKDLLEENLLVKQFTFDNLTNEDDELPLGETKVRIKLSPAN; this is encoded by the coding sequence ATGAAGAAAGTAGATGTAAAAGAGTCAGCTGTAGGGAGAGAAACACGTATTCGTAAGCAGTGGAACGAACAGGGCATTTTTGAACAATCAATTCAGAATAGAGAAGGCGCACAATCGTTTGTGTTTTATGAAGGACCACCAACGGCGAACGGTTTACCACACGTCGGCCATGCACTTGGTCGGGCAATTAAAGATTTAGTAGCAAGATATAAAACGATGGCTGGATATAAAGTGTTAAGAAAAGCTGGCTGGGATACACATGGATTACCAGTAGAATTAGGCGTTGAAAAACAACTTGGTATTTCAGGTAAGCATGAGATTGAAGAGTACGGCATTGAGCCATTTATTCAAAAGTGTAAAGAGAGTGTATTCACATATGAGAAGCAGTGGCGTGAATTTACGGAGAGCATTGGATATTGGGTAGATATGGATGATCCATACGTTACTCTAGAGAATCCATATATCGAAAGTGTATGGAATATTTTAGGGACGATTCATGAAAAAGGTTTGTTATATAAAGGACATAGAGTTTCTCCATACTGTCCGAGCTGTCAAACATCGCTTAGTTCACATGAAGTTGCACAAGGGTACAAAACGGTTAAAGATTTAAGCGCAACGGTTAAGTTTAAAGTAAAAGATAGTGAAAATGAATATTTCCTTGGATGGACGACAACACCGTGGACACTTCCAGCGAATGTTGCACTTGCCGTACATCCGAATATGGAATACGTTAAAGCGAAACAAGAAGGATATGTATACATTGTTGCGAAAGAGCGTGTACAAGAAGTATTAAAAGAAAACTATGAAGTAGTATCCGTTCATAAAGGCGAAGAATTAGTAAACACATCTTATACAGCACCGTTTCCGATGAAGGAAGTTACAAATGGGTACCACGTAATTGCAGCAGATTTTGTAACTGCAGATAGTGGCACAGGACTCGTTCATATCGCTCCAGCATATGGGGAGGACGATTATAGAGTCGTTCAAAGTGAAGGATTGTCGTTCTTACATGTTGTAGATGAGAAAGGTGAGTATACGGATGCAGTACCATTTCTTAAAGGTAAGTTTGTAAAAGATTGTGACGTTGATATCGTTCGTTATTTAGCGAAAGAAGGGTTACTATATCATAAAGAAAAATATGAACATAGCTATCCGCATTGCTGGCGCTGTGATTCACCATTACTTTATTATGCAGGAGAAAGCTGGTTAATCCGAACAACTGAGATTAAAGAAACATTTTTACGAAATAATGATTCTGTTACGTGGTATCCAGACCATATGAAGCACGGACGGTTTGGTAAGTTTTTAGAAAACATGGTGGACTGGAATATTAGCCGGAATAGATATTGGGGAACACCGTTAAACGTATGGGAATGTGAAAGCTGCGACCACCAATTCGCACCGAAAAGCATTGCTGAATTAAGAAAGCATAGTGCGAAAGAAACACCAGAAGATTTAGAATTGCATAAGCCATATGTAGATGAAGTGCAAGTTTACTGCGAAAAATGCGGAAGTACAATGAATCGTACACCAGAAGTAATCGATGTTTGGTTTGATAGTGGCTCCATGCCGTTTGCACAATATCATTATCCGTTTGAAAATAAAGAGTTATTTGAAGAACAGTTTCCAGCAGATGTTATTGCAGAAGGAATTGATCAAACACGTGGCTGGTTTTATAGTTTATTGGCAGTATCAGCGCTATATACAGGAAAAGTTCCATATAAACGAGTTTTATCACTAGGGCATGTTCTAGATGAAGAAGGACAGAAAATGTCTAAAAGTAAAGGAAATGCACTAGATCCAGTTGATTTAGTAAATCAGTTTGGTGCAGATGCTTTAAGATGGGCTCTACTTGTGGACAGTGCTCCATGGAATGCGAAGCGTTTTTCTGAAAGAACAGTACTGGAAGCAAAATCTAAATTTGTAGATACGTTAGTCAATGTATATAGCTTCTACGTTTTATATGCAAATTTAGATGAGTATAATCCGAATGAAACCTATGATGTAAAGCGAACGAAATTGGATGAATGGGTATTATCAAGATTGCATAGCGCAACGAAAAAAGTGAGAACAGCACTTGATGATTATCAATTTACGAATGCAGCTCGTGAAATCGCGGCGCTTGTAGATGAAGTAAGTAACTGGTATGTAAGACGTTCACGCAATCGTTTCTGGGAATCTGGTATGAATACTGAGAAAGCAGCGGCGTATGAAACACTTCATGAAGTGCTTGTAACGATTAGTAAATTAATTGCACCATTTACACCATTTGTCGCTGAAGATATTCATTTGAATTTAGAAGGACGTAGCGTTCATTTAGAGGATTATCCAGTTGTAAATGAATCACTTATCCAGCCGAAATTAGAAGTGGAAATGGATGCAGTTTTACAAGTTGTTGAACTTGGAAGAAGTAACCGTAATCAGCATTCTTTAAAAGTAAAACAGCCGTTAGCAGAGCTTGTATTACTTGAGAATAAAGAGAATAATATCGATTGGGAATCTTATCGTGATATCGTAATGGATGAGCTAAATGTGAAAGCATTTCATGTTGAACTGGATGAAACGAAGTACACATCATATCAATTAAAGTTGAATTTTAAAACAGCAGGGCCGAAGTTTGGTAAAAATGTGAATGCAGTAAACGGCTGGTTAAAACAATTATCACAAGAAGAAGTACAAAGCTTTGTTTCAACTGAAAGAGCAGTATATGAAGCAGCATCAGGGGAAGAAGTAGTTGTAACGTCTGAAGATGTATTAGTAGAAAAAGTAGCAAAAACAGGATTCTCAAATACGACTAACGGACAATATACAGTTATGTTAGACACGAATGTAACGGAGGAATTGTTACAAGAAGGAGTGGCTCGTGAATTCATTCGGGCAGTCCAAGAATATCGTAAGCAGTTGAATTTACCAGTTAATTTAAGAGTGGATGTTATTCTTGATACAGAGGAAGAACTACAGAAAACTTTAACAAATCATAAAGATTTGTTGGAAGAAAACTTACTCGTTAAGCAATTTACATTTGATAACTTAACGAATGAAGACGATGAACTTCCTTTAGGTGAGACAAAAGTCCGAATTAAATTAAGCCCGGCTAATTAA
- a CDS encoding bacteriocin-processing peptidase family protein, whose protein sequence is MLDFKQLEVCLKEKRFVDGLHEINNEIAHIKETNKLSYVKTWLSNVSSFTEFDTLIRLADEGLMHQYSSFLIRYTYKKFPNMRTLSLYCDELIDERKILDAEQLLKDSLEEVNEEETDADVLTKAYFTLVRCLLDMKRNEEAYAYMQKAEKYSTRAVFDKWGYLYIQTGEWEKAEEQLLAGQQHKDCEELATYLLAQLYAYKGEQQRALQLINDAIAKFPQVPYFYFEKVKYLLDLERYKEMLAVIDKINHMLPHHAYTTYFIHLRAEAFYKINNMHDLQALLKSEKSLKNSLYHHIEKNPDGKKVRLPIVPVVQKDNYCVPTSLEMMLGIWGEKRTQDEIAQHIFDVTGSKFSDTVTYIEEQGYEYRYFQGNVEKYKRLLDQGIPVLLSIDIEHASHVQVLSGYDDVLQAFYIQDPNFLEPILVEYDKLQEKYRYTDCLAITFTPKDRMEQLSFLDEEEHNYYKSIFSLTDHLAEQDKEGIEKLVLFLKETSENPNTWLYTIKHLDAEVDKEFIQFCIEKLMEKFPSSDFVKLHSAQCFIRLQDMEKAGHMLQSVEKKSNQALYHFINGRYSFEQDNYAEAIASFRSSLQLDADQPVAWSFLALSYMYMDQSEKGIEYSLTAIERSPERFTLVNHGLILIDLERYEEAYRFFNDLLKEYKYEAHIWYERARCAQHLGKVYLAVKGLKVAIQLDKTAAYLYTKLSEIYESDLDDEKSTKEILLQGIRNCEDQASLYVRLGDFYFQNDELEEAETIYKRSLEENNEDVYSHFGLIQVYMAKEQYEDAKNYIVSINKQFEDNQDFLMNAGMVLWDAEIALGGNEAELKTALSKLEDGIRKLYSNIENVLEEYVNRIKETAFVQRGIAFLRTLQKEKTEVIEYGCYAGILYESIGQYDQAMKSYNKALEQKKTTLPYYRIGETLMALGQLTEAKQAYETCLELDENFPGVHLQLAEIYEKEENRLKEQSHMVQAMKEEPLHINMEYLAQLSVEINLQEELLKELEQLADEVPEIWRLDAIAYVYGAMNEIDKEKVRIEEALQLDEGHTEVLYHYAKVLVKKRDAKAIEVALKVIQKNMDSERIFDVYIKAVEQHKKLSHIRDSLHTLKVKKSDRSMAFMYAAAAVTERWIERQQNEQPKKSIFTRAFYRMKNRAKEISMITTIIDLYEISLKLNPKNSMAAQRFALFYENAAMNKEAIEVLQTSLENKWDYDVAKQLVNLFIECEEEGMLRDALELTKQMVRELPDDYDTLLLQAQVFLKAGEERKAEKICLQLTEKTSFVSRGFLTLAEIYQSQERFEDAIHLLEDASVHHPNETAILIALASSYHRTGRTAKAEKITSDILEIDATHLLARYDHACYLALLNRNEEAKEELEIVLREDETGFFAELAEEDEDLAGLREFEK, encoded by the coding sequence ATGCTAGATTTTAAACAATTAGAAGTTTGTTTGAAAGAAAAGAGATTTGTAGATGGATTACATGAGATAAATAATGAAATTGCACATATAAAAGAAACGAATAAGTTATCATACGTGAAGACCTGGCTTTCTAACGTTTCATCATTTACAGAGTTCGATACATTAATTCGCCTTGCTGATGAAGGTTTGATGCATCAATATAGCTCCTTTTTAATTCGTTATACTTATAAAAAATTCCCAAATATGAGAACGCTCTCTTTATATTGTGATGAGTTAATTGATGAGCGTAAAATCCTTGATGCGGAACAATTATTAAAAGATTCTTTGGAAGAGGTAAATGAAGAGGAAACTGATGCGGATGTTTTAACGAAAGCATATTTTACGTTAGTTAGATGTTTGTTAGATATGAAGCGAAATGAAGAGGCCTATGCCTATATGCAAAAGGCGGAAAAGTATAGTACACGTGCAGTTTTTGATAAATGGGGTTACTTATATATACAGACTGGTGAGTGGGAGAAGGCAGAGGAACAACTTTTAGCCGGTCAGCAGCATAAAGATTGTGAAGAGCTAGCTACGTACTTATTGGCGCAATTATATGCATATAAAGGTGAACAGCAGCGAGCATTACAACTTATAAATGATGCGATTGCAAAGTTCCCTCAAGTACCATATTTCTATTTTGAAAAAGTAAAATATTTATTAGATTTAGAGCGCTATAAAGAAATGTTAGCGGTAATAGATAAAATCAATCACATGCTTCCGCATCATGCATATACAACTTATTTTATACATTTACGTGCAGAAGCATTTTATAAAATAAATAATATGCATGATTTGCAAGCACTATTGAAAAGTGAAAAGAGTTTGAAAAATTCTCTATATCATCATATAGAAAAAAATCCTGATGGAAAAAAGGTTCGTTTACCAATAGTTCCGGTTGTACAAAAGGATAACTATTGTGTTCCGACAAGTTTAGAAATGATGTTAGGGATATGGGGAGAAAAACGTACGCAAGATGAAATAGCACAACATATTTTTGATGTAACAGGTTCTAAGTTTTCAGATACAGTTACATATATAGAGGAGCAAGGTTACGAATATCGTTATTTTCAAGGGAATGTGGAAAAATATAAGAGATTACTTGATCAAGGTATTCCTGTTTTATTAAGTATAGATATTGAGCACGCTTCCCATGTACAAGTACTTTCTGGTTATGACGACGTGCTGCAAGCTTTTTATATTCAAGATCCGAATTTCTTAGAACCGATTCTTGTGGAATATGATAAGTTGCAAGAAAAATATCGTTATACAGATTGTTTAGCTATTACGTTTACACCAAAAGATAGAATGGAACAACTTTCATTTTTGGATGAGGAAGAACATAATTATTATAAATCAATTTTTTCTCTAACTGATCATTTAGCTGAGCAAGATAAAGAGGGAATTGAAAAGTTAGTATTATTTTTAAAAGAAACAAGTGAAAATCCAAACACTTGGTTATATACGATTAAACATTTAGATGCGGAAGTAGATAAAGAGTTTATTCAGTTTTGTATAGAAAAATTAATGGAAAAGTTTCCGAGCTCTGACTTTGTGAAATTGCATAGTGCACAGTGTTTTATTCGTCTGCAAGATATGGAAAAAGCAGGACATATGCTTCAAAGTGTGGAGAAGAAAAGCAATCAAGCGTTGTATCATTTTATAAATGGGCGGTATTCTTTTGAGCAAGATAATTATGCAGAAGCGATTGCTAGTTTTCGTTCGTCATTACAACTGGATGCAGACCAACCAGTTGCGTGGAGTTTCTTAGCATTATCATACATGTATATGGATCAATCCGAAAAGGGGATAGAGTATTCTCTAACAGCTATAGAACGTAGCCCAGAAAGGTTTACACTTGTAAATCACGGTTTAATTTTAATAGATTTAGAACGATATGAAGAAGCATATAGATTCTTTAATGATTTATTAAAAGAATATAAGTATGAAGCACACATTTGGTATGAACGTGCAAGATGTGCTCAACATTTAGGAAAAGTGTATTTAGCGGTAAAAGGACTTAAAGTAGCAATTCAGTTAGATAAAACAGCAGCTTATTTATATACGAAGCTTTCGGAAATCTATGAATCAGATTTGGATGATGAGAAAAGTACGAAGGAAATTTTATTACAAGGAATTCGAAATTGTGAAGATCAGGCGTCTTTATACGTTCGTTTAGGAGATTTTTATTTTCAAAATGATGAACTTGAAGAAGCAGAAACTATATATAAGCGCTCTTTAGAAGAAAATAATGAAGATGTATATTCTCATTTTGGTTTAATTCAAGTATACATGGCAAAGGAACAATATGAGGATGCAAAAAATTATATTGTTAGTATCAATAAGCAATTTGAGGACAATCAAGATTTCCTTATGAATGCTGGTATGGTGCTGTGGGATGCTGAAATTGCGTTAGGCGGGAATGAAGCTGAGTTGAAAACAGCACTTTCTAAATTAGAGGACGGTATACGAAAGTTATACAGTAATATAGAGAACGTATTAGAAGAGTATGTAAATAGAATAAAGGAAACAGCTTTCGTGCAACGAGGCATAGCGTTTTTAAGAACGTTACAAAAAGAAAAAACGGAAGTAATTGAATACGGTTGTTATGCTGGTATTTTATATGAATCTATTGGACAATATGATCAGGCAATGAAGAGCTACAACAAGGCACTCGAACAAAAGAAAACGACATTGCCATATTACCGAATTGGCGAAACACTTATGGCATTAGGACAATTGACAGAAGCAAAGCAAGCGTATGAAACATGTTTAGAGCTTGATGAAAACTTCCCGGGTGTACATTTGCAACTAGCAGAAATATATGAAAAAGAAGAAAATCGTTTAAAAGAACAAAGTCATATGGTTCAGGCGATGAAAGAAGAGCCATTGCATATAAATATGGAATATTTGGCACAGCTTTCAGTAGAAATAAATCTTCAGGAAGAGTTGCTAAAGGAATTAGAACAGCTAGCGGACGAAGTACCTGAAATATGGCGCTTAGATGCGATTGCATATGTGTATGGAGCGATGAATGAAATAGATAAAGAAAAGGTACGAATTGAAGAAGCACTACAATTAGATGAGGGACATACAGAAGTTCTATATCATTATGCAAAAGTATTAGTGAAAAAAAGAGATGCAAAAGCAATCGAGGTTGCACTGAAAGTAATCCAAAAGAATATGGATAGTGAACGTATATTTGATGTATATATAAAAGCAGTAGAACAACATAAAAAATTGTCTCACATAAGAGATTCTCTTCATACATTAAAGGTGAAAAAATCGGATAGAAGTATGGCATTCATGTATGCAGCAGCTGCGGTTACAGAAAGATGGATTGAACGTCAACAAAATGAACAGCCGAAAAAATCTATATTTACGAGAGCTTTTTATCGTATGAAAAATCGCGCGAAAGAAATTTCAATGATTACTACAATCATTGATTTATATGAAATCTCGTTAAAATTAAATCCGAAAAATAGTATGGCAGCGCAGCGATTTGCACTATTTTACGAGAATGCGGCAATGAATAAAGAAGCAATAGAAGTATTGCAAACGTCGCTAGAAAATAAATGGGATTATGATGTAGCGAAGCAACTTGTAAATCTTTTCATTGAGTGTGAAGAAGAAGGCATGTTACGAGATGCGTTGGAATTAACGAAACAAATGGTTCGAGAGCTACCGGATGATTATGATACGCTTCTTTTACAAGCGCAAGTATTCTTGAAAGCTGGGGAAGAAAGAAAAGCAGAAAAAATATGTTTACAATTAACGGAGAAAACATCGTTTGTAAGTAGAGGGTTCCTTACTTTAGCAGAAATATACCAAAGTCAAGAGAGGTTTGAGGATGCAATTCATTTATTAGAAGATGCTTCTGTACATCATCCAAATGAAACGGCAATTCTTATTGCTTTAGCATCTTCGTATCATAGAACTGGGCGAACTGCCAAAGCAGAAAAAATAACAAGTGATATATTAGAAATTGATGCTACACACTTGTTAGCAAGATACGATCATGCTTGCTACTTAGCATTATTAAACAGAAATGAAGAGGCGAAAGAAGAACTTGAAATTGTGCTTCGTGAAGATGAGACGGGATTCTTTGCTGAACTTGCAGAGGAAGATGAAGATTTAGCGGGATTACGAGAATTTGAAAAGTAA
- a CDS encoding endonuclease/exonuclease/phosphatase family protein, translating into MLKSSDIMKIATFNIWNHETLWSERLEAICEEVQNIAPHILAIQEVRSCINNKGKKTNVAQYIAEQVNYPFCIFKEYPDSPDEGLAFLSKVPILMEEAIWETDAKEANYCAIRIIFKYRDYKLGITNVHLNWKSILIRQEQISTVHNWIKSKSKTSTYEVLCGDFNANPDSSVHQYLVDNQWIDVAQFKEEHDCTLAQPTLDYGKNTNLIGDVKKEERYDWILIQENDSFESLNIENVAVFGDSALTSSHVFPSDHYGVFVDLKFDE; encoded by the coding sequence ATGTTAAAAAGTAGCGATATAATGAAAATTGCTACTTTTAATATTTGGAATCATGAAACATTGTGGTCTGAAAGGTTAGAGGCTATTTGTGAAGAAGTCCAAAATATTGCTCCTCATATATTAGCAATTCAAGAAGTTCGGAGTTGTATTAATAATAAAGGAAAGAAGACAAATGTTGCACAATATATTGCGGAGCAAGTAAATTATCCATTTTGTATATTTAAAGAATATCCAGATTCTCCAGATGAAGGATTAGCTTTTTTAAGTAAGGTTCCTATATTAATGGAAGAGGCTATTTGGGAAACTGATGCAAAGGAAGCTAATTATTGTGCAATTAGAATTATATTTAAATATCGAGATTACAAACTCGGAATAACAAATGTTCATTTGAATTGGAAGTCAATTTTGATAAGGCAAGAACAAATTAGCACAGTACATAATTGGATTAAGAGTAAAAGTAAAACTAGTACATATGAAGTACTTTGTGGTGATTTTAATGCCAATCCTGATTCGAGTGTTCATCAATACTTAGTAGATAACCAATGGATAGATGTAGCTCAGTTTAAAGAAGAACATGATTGCACCTTGGCTCAGCCAACTTTAGATTATGGAAAGAATACAAATTTAATAGGGGATGTAAAGAAAGAAGAACGATATGATTGGATATTGATACAAGAAAATGATTCGTTTGAATCTCTAAATATAGAAAATGTAGCTGTATTTGGAGATTCAGCATTAACTTCATCACACGTATTTCCAAGTGATCATTACGGTGTTTTTGTAGATTTAAAGTTTGATGAGTGA
- a CDS encoding UDP-N-acetylmuramoyl-tripeptide--D-alanyl-D-alanine ligase: protein MEKGDTLIQMNLKKLEEVVDGEGLQESFHHIEIHGVCIDSKNIKEGNLFIPIIRVKDGHDYVKEAMDNGAIASMWKKSYGTPPKGIPIIFVDDTLFALQQLAQFYRNELGVKVIGITGSNGKTTVKDIIGGILSTTYSVHKTKGNLNSQIGLPLTILEMKRDTEFLILEMGMSEKGQIRNLSQIAQPDVSIITMIGQSHLETLGSREEIARAKLEIIDGLKDEGLFLYNGDETLLSRNNNVLGLECKSFGEKDTNDLFPTNVQLDEYGVHFKLNDSKIQYDVPLHGKHNILNTIVGIAVGQFYNVSPEEIKEALRQINITHMRFQFSIAKTGFTIINDAWNASPSSMKAAIETLEKLNVYQKKIIVIGDMLELGKEAETYHREIGKMLNQENISHVFTYGELAKIVAEEAMKTYATGQVRSYNNKAKLAEEVLKIITKKDVVLLKGSRGMALEEIVQKWM, encoded by the coding sequence ATGGAAAAAGGTGATACTTTGATTCAAATGAATTTAAAAAAACTTGAAGAGGTAGTAGATGGAGAAGGATTACAAGAATCTTTTCATCATATAGAAATACATGGTGTCTGCATAGATTCAAAAAACATTAAAGAAGGAAATTTATTTATTCCAATTATTAGGGTGAAAGATGGACATGATTATGTGAAAGAGGCAATGGATAATGGAGCTATTGCTTCCATGTGGAAAAAGTCTTACGGTACTCCGCCAAAAGGGATACCAATTATATTTGTAGATGATACTTTGTTTGCTTTGCAACAATTGGCACAATTTTATCGGAATGAGCTAGGTGTAAAAGTAATCGGTATTACAGGTAGTAACGGAAAGACGACAGTAAAAGATATAATAGGAGGCATTTTAAGTACAACTTATAGTGTGCATAAAACAAAAGGGAATTTAAATAGTCAAATCGGTTTGCCGCTAACGATTTTAGAAATGAAACGAGATACAGAGTTTTTAATACTTGAAATGGGAATGAGTGAAAAAGGACAAATTCGAAACTTATCACAAATAGCACAGCCAGATGTATCGATAATTACAATGATTGGGCAGTCTCACTTAGAAACACTTGGATCACGAGAAGAGATTGCGAGGGCAAAATTAGAAATTATAGACGGATTAAAAGATGAAGGACTGTTTTTATATAATGGTGATGAGACATTACTTTCTCGAAATAATAATGTGCTAGGTCTAGAATGTAAGTCATTTGGTGAAAAGGATACAAATGATTTGTTTCCAACAAACGTGCAATTAGATGAATATGGTGTTCATTTTAAATTAAATGATTCCAAAATACAGTATGATGTCCCCTTACATGGAAAACATAATATTTTAAATACGATTGTTGGAATCGCTGTAGGTCAATTTTACAATGTATCTCCAGAAGAAATAAAGGAAGCACTGCGGCAAATAAATATTACTCATATGCGCTTTCAATTTTCAATTGCAAAAACAGGTTTTACGATTATTAATGATGCATGGAATGCTAGTCCATCTTCAATGAAGGCTGCAATTGAAACGTTAGAGAAGTTAAATGTTTATCAGAAAAAAATCATAGTAATTGGGGATATGTTGGAGTTAGGGAAGGAAGCTGAAACGTATCATAGAGAAATTGGTAAAATGCTAAATCAAGAGAATATTTCACATGTGTTTACTTATGGAGAGCTGGCAAAAATAGTAGCGGAAGAAGCAATGAAGACATATGCTACAGGGCAAGTTCGGTCATATAATAATAAAGCTAAGTTAGCAGAGGAAGTATTGAAGATTATTACGAAAAAGGATGTCGTATTATTAAAAGGCTCACGTGGAATGGCTTTAGAAGAGATTGTACAAAAGTGGATGTAA